In Clostridium swellfunianum, a genomic segment contains:
- a CDS encoding CPBP family intramembrane glutamic endopeptidase: MKEKYIIFSSLAACICLYFIEQYFAASYVVKTLSKLILFIALPMIYIKFINRTSISEELKLKQLDKKRLRLGFIFGLACFIIILAAFFIFRGFMDLDSIAMDLQQKNITSANFILIGLYITFGNSFLEEFFFRGFIFLNLYNKKNTKLAYVYSSLLFGLYHIAIFKTWFSLGLIMLCLFGLISVGFIFNWLNTKSNNFINSWLVHIFADAAIIIIGLRMFNML, translated from the coding sequence ATGAAAGAAAAATATATAATATTTAGTTCTTTAGCTGCATGTATATGCTTGTATTTTATAGAGCAGTATTTTGCTGCAAGCTATGTTGTAAAGACGCTGTCTAAGCTGATTTTATTCATAGCGCTACCGATGATCTATATAAAATTTATAAATAGGACCAGTATATCAGAAGAATTAAAGCTGAAACAGTTGGATAAAAAGCGATTAAGACTTGGATTTATATTTGGCCTGGCTTGCTTTATTATAATATTAGCAGCATTCTTTATTTTTAGAGGCTTTATGGATTTAGATAGCATAGCAATGGATTTGCAGCAAAAAAATATAACATCGGCTAATTTTATTTTGATTGGATTATATATAACCTTTGGAAACTCCTTTCTTGAAGAATTCTTTTTTAGAGGTTTCATATTTTTAAATCTATACAATAAGAAAAACACAAAGCTTGCCTATGTATATTCTTCATTACTATTTGGATTGTATCACATAGCTATTTTTAAAACTTGGTTTAGTTTGGGTTTAATTATGCTCTGTCTGTTTGGTTTGATTTCAGTAGGATTTATTTTTAATTGGCTTAATACAAAATCAAATAATTTTATAAATTCTTGGCTTGTTCATATATTTGCAGATGCTGCAATAATAATTATTGGGCTTAGAATGTTTAATATGCTATAG